The following proteins are co-located in the Clavibacter capsici genome:
- the qcrC gene encoding cytochrome bc1 complex diheme cytochrome c subunit, which produces MSTTTARARRTGRRSPLTTVALLAIGLLFTGGAYALIQTGTASAEVDLKSAQTIDEGQKLFGSNCATCHGMDATGTGVAPSLIGVGAASVDFQVGTGRMPLQGTTVQAEEKPTQFTDDQVKELAAYVASLAPGPAIPASQYLDGQGDPSNGAELFRINCAMCHNVAGAGGALTEAKFAPSLKGVDPVHIYEAMVTGPQNMPVFNDTNISPEDKRDIITSLQYIEQNSNVGGADLGGLGPVSEGLFMWIFGLGGIVALTVWLTARSN; this is translated from the coding sequence ATGAGCACCACGACAGCACGCGCCCGCCGCACCGGCCGCCGCAGCCCCCTGACCACCGTCGCCCTCCTCGCGATCGGCCTGCTCTTCACGGGTGGCGCCTACGCGCTGATCCAGACGGGCACCGCATCCGCGGAGGTCGACCTCAAGTCCGCGCAGACCATCGACGAGGGCCAGAAGCTCTTCGGGTCGAACTGCGCCACCTGCCACGGCATGGACGCGACCGGCACGGGCGTCGCCCCGAGCCTCATCGGCGTCGGCGCCGCCTCCGTCGACTTCCAGGTCGGCACCGGCCGCATGCCCCTCCAGGGCACCACGGTCCAGGCGGAGGAGAAGCCGACGCAGTTCACGGACGACCAGGTCAAGGAGCTCGCCGCCTACGTCGCCTCGCTCGCCCCCGGACCGGCGATCCCGGCCAGCCAGTACCTCGACGGGCAGGGTGATCCCTCGAACGGCGCCGAGCTCTTCCGCATCAACTGCGCCATGTGCCACAACGTAGCGGGGGCCGGAGGCGCCCTCACCGAGGCGAAGTTCGCCCCGAGCCTCAAGGGCGTGGACCCGGTGCACATCTACGAGGCCATGGTCACCGGCCCGCAGAACATGCCGGTCTTCAACGACACCAACATCTCCCCCGAGGACAAGCGCGACATCATCACGTCGCTCCAGTACATCGAGCAGAACAGCAACGTCGGCGGCGCGGACCTCGGCGGGCTCGGCCCGGTCTCCGAGGGGCTGTTCATGTGGATCTTCGGCCTCGGCGGCATCGTCGCCCTGACCGTGTGGCTCACGGCCCGGTCCAACTGA